From the Lathyrus oleraceus cultivar Zhongwan6 chromosome 4, CAAS_Psat_ZW6_1.0, whole genome shotgun sequence genome, one window contains:
- the LOC127137356 gene encoding uncharacterized protein LOC127137356, with product MGGSKASSTSEVGNGLPRCGCNETMKLLVSKSIENPGRKFWKCRNYMNGCGLFLWDDLVSEFAVKETNPSGCRQCEVNKAYLIEFAKEIVEEIDCRVGKLNKLEKLKKKIAMEKRKNLWLMFVIGLSWMLIAVMVKLV from the exons ATGGGTGGCAGCAAGGCATCTTCCACGAGTGAAGTTGGAAACGGCTTACCAAGATGTGGATGCAATGAAACCATGAAGTTGTTGGTCTCCAAGTCAATTGAAAACCCCGGTCGCAAATTTTGGAAATGCAGGAATTATATG AATGGGTGCGGTTTATTTTTGTGGGATGATTTGGTCAGTGAGTTTGCAGTGAAAGAAACCAATCCGTCCGGATGCCGCCAATGTGAAGTCAACAAGGcttatttgattgaatttgcTAAAGAGATTGTTGAGGAGATAGATTGCAGAGTCGGAAAGCTTAACAAGTTAGAAAAACTGAAGAAAAAGATTGCAATGGAAAAGAGGAAAAATTTATGGTTAATGTTTGTAATTGGTCTGTCATGGATGTTGATAGCAGTTATGGTTAAGTTAGTCTAA